In Amaranthus tricolor cultivar Red isolate AtriRed21 chromosome 3, ASM2621246v1, whole genome shotgun sequence, a single window of DNA contains:
- the LOC130808159 gene encoding choline monooxygenase, chloroplastic, with amino-acid sequence MASSASMLINYPTTFCGVRNSSNPNNDQFSDQINIPSSLNNNINISKITSKTNKIIPKAVASPVIPSINSNNITTTTTPNIKRIIHEFDPKVPAEDGFTPPSTWYTDPSLYSHELDRIFYKGWQVAGYSDQIKEPNQYFTGSLGNVEYLVCRDGQGKVHAFHNVCTHRASILACGTGKKSCFVCPYHGWVFGLDGSLMKATKTENQVFDPQELGLVTLKVAIWGPFVLISLDRSGSEGTEDVGKEWIGSCAEEVKKHAFDASLQFINRSEFPMESNWKVFCDNYLDSAYHVPYAHKYYAAELDFDTYKTDLLEKVVIQRVASSSNKPNGFDRLGSEAFYAFIYPNFAVERYGPWMTTMHIVPLGPRKCKLVVDYYLDKSMMNDKPYIEKSIKINDNVQKEDVVLCESVQRGLETPAYRSGRYVMPIEKGIHHFHCWLHQTLN; translated from the exons ATGGCATCATCAGCTTCAATGTTGATAAATTATCCAACTACTTTTTGTGGAGTTAGAAATTCATCAAATCCAAATAATGATCAATTTTCTGATCAAATTAACATTCCTTcttcattaaataataatattaatattagtaaAATTACAagtaaaaccaataaaataatCCCAAAAGCAGTAGCATCCCCTGTGATTCCATCtataaatagtaataatataacaacaacaacaacaccaAATATCAAAAGAATAATTCATGAATTTGATCCAAAAGTTCCAGCTGAAGATGGTTTCACTCCTCCTTCTACTTGGTACACTGACCCTTCCCTTTATTCTCATGAACTTGACCGTATCTTTTACAAAGGATGGCAAGTCgcag GATATAGTGATCAAATAAAGGAGCCTAATCAATATTTCACCGGAAG TCTAGGAAATGTTGAATATTTGGTATGCCGAGATGGTCAGGGGAAAGTTCATGCATTCCACAATGTTTGTACTCATCGTGCATCAATTCTTGCATGTGGAACTGGCAAGAAGTCTTGTTTTGTCTGCCCTTATCAT GGATGGGTATTTGGCTTAGATGGATCACTCATGAAAGCCACTAAAACTGAAAATCAAGTATTTGACCCTCAA GAACTTGGGCTAGTAACTCTAAAGGTAGCAATATGGGGGCCATTTGTTCTGATAAGCTTAGATAGATCAGGCTCTGAAGGAACTGAAGATGTTGGAAAAGAGTGGATTGGTTCATGTGCTGAAGAAGTTAAAAAACATGCTTTTGATGCTTCTCTTCAATTCATTAATAGGAGTGAATTCCCAATGGAATCCAATTGGAag GTATTTTGCGACAATTATTTGGACAGTGCATATCATGTTCCTTATGCTCACAAGTACTATGCTGCTGAACTCGACTTTGACACCTATAAAACTGAT TTGTTGGAGAAAGTTGTGATTCAAAGAGTAGCAAGCAGTTCAAACAAGCCAAATGGGTTTGATAGACTTGGATCAGAAGCATTCTATGCTTTTATTTATCCAAACTTTGCTGTGGAAAG GTATGGCCCTTGGATGACCACAATGCACATTGTTCCATTAGGACCCAGGAAGTGTAAACTTGTGGTGGACTATTATCTTGATAAATCCATGATG AACGACAAACCTTACATTGAAAAAAGCATAAAGATCAACGACAACGTACAG AAAGAAGATGTGGTGTTATGTGAAAGTGTGCAGAGGGGTCTAGAAACACCAGCATATAGAAGTGGAAGATATGTGATGCCAATTGAGAAAGGAATCCATCATTTCCATTGCTGGTTGCACCAAACTTTGAACTGA